The following are from one region of the Gadus chalcogrammus isolate NIFS_2021 chromosome 19, NIFS_Gcha_1.0, whole genome shotgun sequence genome:
- the LOC130372524 gene encoding glutamine synthetase-like, protein MESVSACSKLNKTLRQHYLNLPQGGKCQVTYIWIDGSGEGLRNKTRTLDEEPKSIADIPEWNFDGSSTDQSKGSDSDMYLVPVQMFRDPFILDPNKLVLCEVLKYNREPAETNRRISCNKVMEATKEHCVWFGIEQEYCLLSMDRYPYRWPKGGFPRPQGPYYCAVGADCVYGRDIVECHYKACLYAGIKICGTNAEVMPGQWEFQVGPCEGIDVADHLWVARFILHRVCEDFGLLATMDPKPMEGNWNGSGCHTNVSTKQMREEGGLKYIEQAIEKLSQRHQEHISVYDPRGGEDNKRRLTGLHETASIKDFSHGVANRGASIRIPRQVGQDGRGYFEDRRPAANCDPYSVAEAIVRTCLLEGEDGE, encoded by the exons ATGGAGTCGGTATCTGCCTGCTCGAAGCTGAACAAAACCCTGCGTCAGCACTACCTAAACCTTCCACAGGGAGGGAAATGTCAGGTGACATACATCTGGATCGACGGCTCTGGAGAAGGGCTGCGCAACAAGACACGCACGCTGGATGAAGAGCCCAAATCCATAGCAG ATATTCCCGAGTGGAACTTTGACGGGTCAAGCACGGACCAGTCAAAGGGGTCGGACAGCGACATGTACCTGGTCCCGGTCCAGATGTTCAGGGACCCCTTCATCTTGGACCCCAACAAGCTGGTCCTCTGTGAGGTCCTCAAGTACAACCGCGAACCCGCAG AGACGAACCGCCGCATCAGCTGTAACAAAGTGATGGAGGCGACGAAGGAGCACTGCGTGTGGTTCGGCATAGAGCAGGAGTACTGCCTGCTGAGCATGGACAGATACCCGTACCGCTGGCCCAAGGGCGGCTTCCCCCGCCCCCAAG GGCCGTACTACTGTGCTGTGGGGGCGGACTGTGTGTACGGCCGGGACATCGTGGAGTGCCACTACAAGGCCTGCCTCTACGCTGGGATCAAGATCTGTGGGACCAATGCCGAGGTCATGCCTGGGCAG TGGGAGTTCCAGGTGGGCCCATGTGAGGGGATAGACGTGGCGGACCACCTGTGGGTGGCGCGCTTCATCCTGCACCGCGTGTGCGAGGACTTTGGGCTGCTCGCCACCATGGACCCCAAACCCATGGAGGGCAACTGGAACGGCTCGGGCTGCCACACCAACGTCAGCACCAAgcagatgagggaggagggaggactgAA GTACATCGAGCAAGCCATCGAGAAGCTGTCGCAGCGCCACCAGGAGCACATCAGCGTGTACGACCCGCGCGGGGGAGAGGACAACAAGAGGCGCCTCACCGGACTCCACGAGACCGCCAGCATCAAGGACTTCTCGCACGGCGTGGCTAACCGCGGCGCCAGCATCCGCATCCCGCGCCAGGTGGGCCAGGACGGCCGCGGCTACTTCGAGGACCGGCGTCCCGCGGCCAACTGCGACCCGTACTCCGTGGCGGAGGCCATCGTCCGCACCTGCCtcctggagggggaggacggCGAGTGA